In Flavobacterium sp. GSB-24, the genomic window GACATTAATGAAACGCCATTTTGCAATTTTAATAAATCTGGATCTGTAAACTTTTTATCGGTCTGCCAAGTTTTGATTACCGCAGGACGATCATCTTTATCTGGAAATGCAGTTCTAGGCATTCTGAAAAAAGTATACGTCAATTCTTCAACATCTGTTGCAACGGCTAATTTTAATAACTTATTAAAGCTAGCATCTTTCGTTTTTATTGAATTCGAAAATTCTTCTGCTTTAGCCATACCTTTATCTATAAAAGGATAAAACTCCACATAAGTTACATTTCCTCCAAGTCTAGCGAAAGGCGCAAATTCGTTGTAAATTTCATTGGCTTTTTGAACCAAGGCATTTTGTCCGATATTTTTCCCGCTTAAAACGTAATTTTCTTTATTGATAACAAGATTGATATCCAATTTAGGTTCTAAATACAAACGAATTAATTGGTTTCTGCTTTTAAATTGTCCGTAATCGACATAATAAAAGCCAGCAGCTGAAACTGGTGTCATAAAGCCAAACTCCCCCAGCGAATTAACTTTTGCGGTAGCTGCAACGACTGGCTTTCCTTCTTCGACATTGTAAAGTGTAACTTCTTTTACTTTACTATCTGGAATCGAAATCGTTCCTTTAATTACTGCATATTCAGATAGGTTTGCAGCAAAACTCATTTGAACCGTAATGAAGGTTAAAATGAAATAAAAAATGTGTTTTTTCATAATAGTATATTTGTTTTTTGATTGATAGATTAAATTGAAATTCGCATCGATTGCTCGTCTTGTTCTATAATAATATCTTTGCTTTCTTTAGTTTCTTTCAGCTTTTTTAGATTTTCTGGTTTTACTAAATCTTTGGCTTCGAAATCGTTTATCTGAGTAACTTTTGCTCCAACTTTTACTTTCTTTAAATCTTCGTTTTGCTGATCTAAAACTCTTTTTACCAAAAGATTCTGCTTTTCATCAAAATCTAAATCGAGTCCGCTCAAATAAAAAGAAGGTGTTTTATTGAAATTTTTATTGGGTTCTAAATACACGGTTTTGTGTAATAAATCGATTGTAAAATTGAAACGTTTTATTAAATCAATTCCCAAAGATCCATCGGCGAAAGCCCAGCTTTTATTGGCTTCGTCATACTCTTGAAGTGCCACGGTTACATTTGAAAAATTGTTTCCGTTAATAGAAATATTCGGAATGGCGCCGCCAACAATTTTAGTTTGTTTTCCTAAACTGTAATTGACAGATGTGTACTCGGTTTTTAAACTTGCTTCGAGATTATTTTTATGATTAAAAGGTCCGTAAGCAATGAGATCATAACCTGCTCCAGTATCAAAAGTGAAACTGCCTTCGACTGTTTTTTTATCTTCAAAAGTCAGATTCATTTTTACTACCGGAAGTCCCGATTTATAATCAAAAACCAACGGCTTTGCTTTTCCCCAATAATTAAAATTTCCGAAGTTGTACAAATCAATAGTCATGGTATCAAAATTGACAGAAGTGATATAATTTCGAAGCAGATTGGCACCAAATAAGCCGTCATAAACGCCGTGCTTTGGAAAAATTACCAATCCTTGATTCTTTAAGACCTGATCTCCTAAATAAATAGTATTATCTGCGGAATACTGAACCTGCTGACTGCCGCCAACAACAGATGCCGATTTACTTTTCGTAACCACAACTCCAGCTTTGTAAGCACTGTCTGGATTTAAAGCCATTCCGTCAGCACCAGTATCAAAAAGCATTAAAAATTCTCGGTCGGCTTTGTTTAATTTGATTTTAATGGCGATTCCGTTTTCGATAATTTGAAACGGAATACTTGCCACTTGTTTTACTGTTGCATGTCGGTCAACTTTATATAAACCATCAAAAAAAGTCACATACAAAATTTTGTTTTCTGAATTGAAAACGATTTGAGACGGTTTCTTTTCTTTTCCTTTAAAATAGAAATCTACCAAAACATAGGTTTCATTTTTCATCTCAACCGTTTTTCCAATCTGAATAGAATCTAAAGCGGGAAAAGCATTAAAAATACCATTCAAATAATATTCGTTTGAAGACGAATCTCCTACACCAACAGTAAACTGTGGTGCCAGAAGATTTTTTATCTCGTTATAACTTTTATTTTGAAAGGCTTTTTCGAAAGTTTCAATAGATTTCTGAATGCTGTTTTGAGCATACATGCTACAGCCAAAAATTAATATTGAAAACAGGAATATCTTTTTCATTTCGGGTTACTTTTGTGCCGTATTCGGTTTCACTACCACTTTTTCTACTCCGAAATCTTTCAATAAAATGCTTGAATATTTTGTAAATTCTTCAGGCGTATAAAGTTCTTTTGAACCGTTTACTAGTTCTGTAAATCCTTTTAGATCATTCTTTTTTTCGTACTCTCTTTTCTTGCGCTGTAAAATTGTAAATACATGACTGTTAACACTCCATTTTCCGTAATCATTCGCTAATTTTTTACTCTTCATAAGAAATTGATCGTCATATTGTTTACCCACTCGTAATCCCGTAACAATTACAAAAGGAATTTCTTCAGCAATATCTTTAGATTTTAAATAAGTATCGACAACTTCAAAAGGCACATTTCTTTTTCCTTCTAAATAGGCTTGTTTGTAAAAATCAGGATAATCTTTTTCTTGGATTTCTGGACTGTACTTTTTAAAGATTCCTTTTTTAGAAGCTTCTTTTGCGTTTTGAAGCAAAGCTGTAAACTGCTCTACGTTTTGAAATCCGCCGGCAATATCAATTACTTTTCCATCTGCATTCATAAATAAAAATGTTGGAAAACCAGTTACGCCGTATTTCATGCATAATTTTTTACCAATTTCTTCTTTTAAAATATCAGACTTGAATGTGACGAAATCGGCATTTAAAACAGTAGCTACTTTTGGATCTGGAAATACTTCTTTGTCCATTTGTGCACACGGCGCACAGCCCGTAAAATACAAATCGACAAAGATTAATTTCTTCTCCGTTTGCGCTTGTTTTTTGGCCTGCGCCCAGCTTTCTTCGGTAGATTGAGCCTGTGCTTTTAAGGCAATAGATGGACAGGCAAGCAGCAAAACTGCGCTTGCGATTCTAATAAATCGTTTCATAAAGTGTGATTGTTAAGAACCGAATGAAGAATGAATTTCATGCTTCATCCGGTTTTTTTTAGTTTAAAATTATCTTCGGCGGTATGCAACATCGACGATTTTGCATAAGCCTTCATATTTGTCAGTTAATACTAAATCGCCGTTTACCGGAGGAACTGTATAAAGCTCTAATGTGCCTGAAGTTCCATAACTGCCCACAATTAATTTTTTGTCAGCATTTTTTGCTAGAGAATTAAAAGCGATATAAGTTATTTCTTCAGCACCTTTATTAATCATCAATTTAGCCGATTGTGTTCCGTTGTCATATTCATACACTTTACCACCAACTGCATAAAATAAATACCCTGAATCTGGGCTTACAGCAAATTTTGTTGCTTTGTCAAATTCTGGCGCATTCAAAATTTCTTTGTAATAACTTTGAATCAAACCTCGAGAAAAACGCAGTAAATAGTATTTTCCTGTTGATCGATTTTTTAGAACAGCAAAATTTTCATAACCATTAAATCCAGAAGTAGTCATGTAGATTAAATCGGAGTTCGTATTATTCCAATCTAAAGTTGATGCAGTTCCAGTGACAGGTGGCATCGCCGAACAATTTCCTTTTGAATAATTAAAACGAACAAAACTGCTAGTCTCATTATTAAAGAAAACCGGCGCTGCACTTGAGCCATTATTAGAAGCTATAAAAGGCGCTGCATAAAAAGTTTTTGTAGCTGTCTCTAATATGTTTTGAGGCAAACCGTATTTTATATTAAAAGCGCGGTAATAATAATATATATCGCCTTTGCTGTAAATAAAATTTTCGCCTCCGGCACCAGGAGTTTCCATAAAATCAACCCCAAAATTGGTAGGAAATGAACCTCCCAAAGTTTCATAAGCCAAATTTTGTGATTGAGTCCACGCAAAAGAATCTGGATCAAGTCTTGCGGTACCATTTTCTGTAGTAGTTACATAAATCCCATAAGCCGAAGTAGTAGAAACGGCGCTTCCAAAACAAGAAACCTCTACAGCTTTGCCAGTTAATTTTAAAGCAGAACCTGAAGCATCTAAAACATCTGTAATAATTCTTGGTTGTGCAACACCTGGCACAATTGAAACCATATCGAGACGTGCTTTATCGTTTACATTTCCTATCACCATCCAGCCTTCATAAATGGCCGAAACTACATTTAGCTTAAAAGGTTCTTGCTGCCAAGTAACGCCTGTAACTTTATCTTTTACAAAATAGTAGATATTATAACTTCCTGGTGCTAACTTTATGACTCCATCCAAATTTTTGGTAGTTGCAAGCAATGTTCGTGATTCTAATAAAAGTTTAGCAGGATTTAGCGCTACCCATTCGTAGCTGTAACGATCTGTACTGTTGACGTCAATTAAAGTTTCATTCAAATCAGGCGTAATTTTAAAATTATCACCCGTATAAACCGTATACGCTTCTTCAATACCAGTCGCGTGTATTTCATTTATTGCACTATAATTGTAATTTCCTTCA contains:
- a CDS encoding TlpA disulfide reductase family protein; this translates as MKKHIFYFILTFITVQMSFAANLSEYAVIKGTISIPDSKVKEVTLYNVEEGKPVVAATAKVNSLGEFGFMTPVSAAGFYYVDYGQFKSRNQLIRLYLEPKLDINLVINKENYVLSGKNIGQNALVQKANEIYNEFAPFARLGGNVTYVEFYPFIDKGMAKAEEFSNSIKTKDASFNKLLKLAVATDVEELTYTFFRMPRTAFPDKDDRPAVIKTWQTDKKFTDPDLLKLQNGVSLMSHYFFYVTMNSGSGPKRLDLAEAITHITDPALKDAYLRDAVATSRMKIEEYEKIAPSIKPFMISDASKTFLVEYEKVLHKNVGQKGLDFTYKDINDKPVSFSDFKGKFVYIDLWATWCGPCKAEIPHMKKIEEDYHGKNIVFVSLSLDKPKDAQKWKDYVIKEQLKGIQLMADKDFGSDVAKNYEVNAIPRFLLFDPKGNIINADAFRPSNPELREQLDKLLKS
- a CDS encoding aspartyl protease family protein, with the protein product MKKIFLFSILIFGCSMYAQNSIQKSIETFEKAFQNKSYNEIKNLLAPQFTVGVGDSSSNEYYLNGIFNAFPALDSIQIGKTVEMKNETYVLVDFYFKGKEKKPSQIVFNSENKILYVTFFDGLYKVDRHATVKQVASIPFQIIENGIAIKIKLNKADREFLMLFDTGADGMALNPDSAYKAGVVVTKSKSASVVGGSQQVQYSADNTIYLGDQVLKNQGLVIFPKHGVYDGLFGANLLRNYITSVNFDTMTIDLYNFGNFNYWGKAKPLVFDYKSGLPVVKMNLTFEDKKTVEGSFTFDTGAGYDLIAYGPFNHKNNLEASLKTEYTSVNYSLGKQTKIVGGAIPNISINGNNFSNVTVALQEYDEANKSWAFADGSLGIDLIKRFNFTIDLLHKTVYLEPNKNFNKTPSFYLSGLDLDFDEKQNLLVKRVLDQQNEDLKKVKVGAKVTQINDFEAKDLVKPENLKKLKETKESKDIIIEQDEQSMRISI
- a CDS encoding PKD-like family lipoprotein: MLKNIKIQFLLSLLLVLTYSCAEDEGNYNYSAINEIHATGIEEAYTVYTGDNFKITPDLNETLIDVNSTDRYSYEWVALNPAKLLLESRTLLATTKNLDGVIKLAPGSYNIYYFVKDKVTGVTWQQEPFKLNVVSAIYEGWMVIGNVNDKARLDMVSIVPGVAQPRIITDVLDASGSALKLTGKAVEVSCFGSAVSTTSAYGIYVTTTENGTARLDPDSFAWTQSQNLAYETLGGSFPTNFGVDFMETPGAGGENFIYSKGDIYYYYRAFNIKYGLPQNILETATKTFYAAPFIASNNGSSAAPVFFNNETSSFVRFNYSKGNCSAMPPVTGTASTLDWNNTNSDLIYMTTSGFNGYENFAVLKNRSTGKYYLLRFSRGLIQSYYKEILNAPEFDKATKFAVSPDSGYLFYAVGGKVYEYDNGTQSAKLMINKGAEEITYIAFNSLAKNADKKLIVGSYGTSGTLELYTVPPVNGDLVLTDKYEGLCKIVDVAYRRR
- a CDS encoding thioredoxin fold domain-containing protein, which translates into the protein MKRFIRIASAVLLLACPSIALKAQAQSTEESWAQAKKQAQTEKKLIFVDLYFTGCAPCAQMDKEVFPDPKVATVLNADFVTFKSDILKEEIGKKLCMKYGVTGFPTFLFMNADGKVIDIAGGFQNVEQFTALLQNAKEASKKGIFKKYSPEIQEKDYPDFYKQAYLEGKRNVPFEVVDTYLKSKDIAEEIPFVIVTGLRVGKQYDDQFLMKSKKLANDYGKWSVNSHVFTILQRKKREYEKKNDLKGFTELVNGSKELYTPEEFTKYSSILLKDFGVEKVVVKPNTAQK